One genomic window of Phoenix dactylifera cultivar Barhee BC4 unplaced genomic scaffold, palm_55x_up_171113_PBpolish2nd_filt_p 000537F, whole genome shotgun sequence includes the following:
- the LOC103713288 gene encoding uncharacterized protein LOC103713288 isoform X2 — MTTTPTLGLLKLLPSSIPSSKLIPKPSSDLPLLSRTHSPLPHLEHAALHFLSKAFPLPATAAALSLPLFLDPKDALAVGGEFGILEGRTLSLIHPVVMGSLFFYTLWAGYLGWQWRRVRTIQDEINELKKQVKAPAQPAAAVAAGADGTREAPPPTAAISPVEAKIQQLTEERKMLIKGSYRDRHYNAGSILLGFGVFESVGGGLNTWFRSGKLFPGPHLFAGAGIERHHGSNL; from the exons ATGACCACCACCCCCACCCTCGGTCTACTAAAACTCCTCCCCAGCTCTATCCCCTCCTCCAAACTCATCCCAAAACCATCATCAGACCTCCCACTTTTGTCCCGGACCCACTCCCCCCTTCCTCACCTCGAACATGCCgccctccattttctctccaaagCATTCCCCCTCCCTGCCACGGCTGCGGCCCTGTCCCTTCCCCTCTTCCTCGACCCCAAG GATGCTCTGGCGGTCGGCGGGGAGTTTGGGATCTTGGAAGGCCGGACGTTATCGCTGATCCACCCGGTGGTGATGGGAAGCCTCTTCTTCTACACGCTGTGGGCTGGTTATTTGGGATGGCAGTGGCGCCGCGTGCGGACCATCCAGGACGAGATCAACGAGCTCAAGAAGCAGGTGAAGGCCCCCGCCCAGCCCGCTGCCGCTGTTGCCGCCGGGGCCGACGGCACCCGGGAGGCTCCGCCGCCAACTGCAGCGATCTCCCCGGTGGAAGCCAAGATTCAGCAGCTCACCGAG GAAAGGAAGATGTTGATCAAGGGGTCGTACCGGGATCGGCACTACAATGCGGGGTCGATACTGTTGGGGTTCGGAGTGTTCGAGTCGGTGGGTGGTGGCCTCAACACATGGTTCCGCTCCGGGAAGCTCTTTCCGGGGCCCCACCTTTTCGCCGGCGCTG